Proteins found in one Fusarium oxysporum Fo47 chromosome V, complete sequence genomic segment:
- a CDS encoding ATP-NAD kinase-like domain-containing protein: MNTEIDRKMDEGIGMLLLLEDKKKLTIGIEELELNDPAANKSTRSSCAPFSGKPAPKNRIPFYNVLWAELSNDQITIDYAHHASKTLIKPKKWIFTLAKDDESTSGTPAEIFVKTLMTRAYGNAQSQKRAYVLINPNSGPGGAIKQWETEVKPLFQAAKMQIDPVILKHGGEAVELAQNADLSRYDTIMACSGDGTPHEIFNGLAKRPDAARALSTMPVSHIPCGSGNAFSCNLYGSHRPSFAALAIIKGVVTPMDLVSVTSGHNRIISFLSQTLGLIAECDLGTEHMRWMGSARFEVGVVQRMFKKKCYPFDLAVKVEIEDKGDVKAHYKHHASSTSLNHLAKKLDADPVAEDAGLPPLKYGTIQDDLPEGWELIPYDKVGTFYAGNMAYMSPDAPFFAASLISDGLMDLVTIDGDLPFFTAIKVLLDVEAEKLFDNPHVTYKKISAYRIIPRDQEDGYISIDGEKCPFGPFQAEIHQGLGRVISKSGKYEAAGPKNWDKVTLADRIHG, translated from the exons ATGAACACGGAGATTGATCGAAAAATGGACGAAGGCATTGGAATGTTGCTCCTCTTggaggataagaagaagttgacCATTGGAATCGAAGAACTGGAGCTCAACG ACCCTGCTGCAAACAAGTCAACTCGCTCCTCCTGTGCTCCTTTCTCTGGCA AACCCGCTCCCAAGAATAGAATACCCTTCTACAACGTCCTCTGGGCCGAGCTCTCCAACGACCAGATCACAATCGACTACGCCCATCACGCTTCGAAGACATTGATCAAACCTAAGAAATGGATTTTCACGCTTGCGAAGGACGACGAGTCGACCAGCGGTACACCAGCCGAGATCTTCGTCAAGACCCTCATGACACGCGCCTACGGTAATGCGCAGTCTCAGAAACGCGCCTACGTGCTGATCAACCCGAACTCTGGTCCTGGCGGTGCTATCAAGCAGTGGGAGACTGAGGTGAAGCCGCTCTTCCAGGCTGCAAAGATGCAGATTGACCCCGTGATATTGAAGCACGGTGGAGAAGCCGTTGAACTGGCGCAAAACGCCGACTTGTCCAGATACGATACCATCATGGCATGTTCCGGTGATGGAACGCCACACGAGATTTTCAACGGCCTTGCTAAGCGACCCGATGCTGCGAGAGCGCTTTCTACGATGCCCGTCAGCCATATCCCTTGTGGCTCAGGAAACGCATTCTCTTGCAACTTGTACGGATCTCATCGACCTTCTTTCGCTGCCCTTGCCATCATCAAGGGTGTCGTGACCCCGATGGATTTGGTGTCAGTCACTAGTGGCCACAACCGCATCATTTCGTTCCTGTCCCAGACGCTCGGCCTCATTGCCGAATGCGATCTCGGCACAGAGCATATGCGATGGATGGGTAGTGCGCGTTTCGAAGTCGGTGTCGTTCAGCGCATGTTTAAGAAGAAGTGTTATCCCTTTGACCTGGCTGTCAAGGTGGAGATCGAAGACAAAGGCGATGTCAAGGCTCATTACAAGCATCACGCGAGCTCCACGAGCCTGAACCATCTAGCTAAGAAGCTTGATGCAGACCCCGTAGCTGAAGATGCAGGTTTGCCGCCGTTGAAGTATGGCACGATCCAGGATGATCTCCCTGAAGGATGGGAGTTGATTCCCTATGACAAGGTTGGCACATTCTACGCCGGTAAC ATGGCTTATATGTCACCCGATGCTCCGTTTTTCGCTGCCTCACTCATCTCAGATGGTTTGATGGACCTCGTCACTATCGATGGTGACCTGCCTTTCTTCACAGCCATTAAGGTCCTTCTCGATGTTGAAGCCGAGAAACTGTTTGACAACCCTCATGTCACCTACAAGAAGATCTCAGCTTACCGCATCATTCCTCGCGATCAAGAGGATGGCTATATCAGCATCGATGGTGAGAAGTGCCCATTTGGACCTTTCCAGGCCGAGATCCACCAGGGCCTTGGGCGAGTCATCTCCAAGTCTGGCAAGTATGAGGCTGCGGGACCCAAGAATTGGGACAAGGTGACACTAGCAGACCGCATTCATGGATGA